ACGGTCATTATGAAATTGGAATGCTGTGGAAAAGTGTTTCGTCAGTTGTGGGTTTTTAGGTCACTGTTATCAAACTTCTTTATTGATGACTTTACTGCCAGACAATACAAGAACTGCGTTCGAATCCTAGAAGGAAGTTACATTGTTACGAAATGCTCAGATAATAAAGTATAAGAAACGATTTGATATTTACCCAGTGAGTCGGCTAGGTCCACAGCTGACAAATGACTTACATTAGTATTATGACATCACTATGACGTATCTCATTAGCGGATAAATTAACTTAATGATTGATCATAGAATTTCTTGACGAAATACTCCCCTCCACTAAAAGGGATTTGCAAATTGTCCAGATATAGTAATAGTAACAGTACAGAATTTAAGTAATTTCAGAAGTCCGAAATGTCATCCTTTGGTATAAGTAACACTAAACGGTGTACAGGGCGTTCGATCGTGACGTATCCTCTTCCTTGATATTTGGTTACAGGTTCACCTTGCTTAGGATTTTTGTACTGCACTTCAACTTTGCGCACCTTGCCATCACAACCCGGGAAGGTATTCGAAACTATCCCAAGTCGCCACTGACCTCTAACCAAGTTAGAATCTTGTATTAAAACAATGTCCCCAGTTTTAAGGTTGCGATGTGCTGTATGCCACTTCTGACGCACAATCAGGTCTGGGAAGTAGTTTGTGGTCCATctcttccaaaagctattaACTATGTTTTGAATGAATTCAAAGCGAAACCTTGGATTTGTTGATTCCCTAAAAGGACCACTTGGTACTCGTGCTGTGGAACGGCCTAAGAGTAAGTCATTTGGGCACAAATAAGAACCGTCTTCAGGCGACCTTGGATGACGGCCTATAGGTCTTTCATTAATTAGGTTAGCAACTTCAAAGAGTACCGTTTAAAGTTCTGAGAACGTTAGGATGCTTTCTCCAATGGCAGCCTTAAGTGATCTTTTCACTGATCTGATGAGAGATTCTGATGTACCATTTTGCCATGGTGCATCAGCTGGCGTGAAGTTCCATTCAAAACCTTCCATAACTCCAAAACTTTTAAGCTTCTCCCAATCCCAAAATTTCGTAACATTCTTAAGTTCTTGACTTGCCGCGACAAGTTGCGCGCCGTTGTCGGAATAGATCTTTGATGGATATCCTCTTAGTGAGACAAATCTACGCAACACCATAAGAAAACTTTCTGTGCTGTAGTCTGACGCAAGGTCCAAATATACAGCTCTGGTTCCAATGCAATTAAATATCACCCCATACGCTTTTGACGTAGTACGCTTCTTAACTGCGTCACGAATCGTGAAGGGTCCATATAAGTCAATTGATGTGGAATACCATGGGGGTGCAGGCTTGAGTCGCTCTTTAGGAAGGTTTCCCATTACTTGTCCTGATAATTTCTTGTCAAGTTTCTTACATGTCACACAGTTGAGCTTTACAGATTGTATCATTTTAAGTAATTTGGTTATCCAGAACCTTGCACGGATCTTGCTTGCAGTTGTAAGAACTCCGTGATGCCCCTTAGCATGAATGTACTCACAGTAAAGTCGAGCAAATCGATGTTTATATGGTAGAAGTATGAGATCTTCCTTGTTGTAGCCGATTTCTAGCCATTTTTCAGCACGGCCACTTATCATATAGATACCATCATCTCGTAATCGAGGACACAAACGTCTGTAAGTACCATGCTTTATATCGTGCTTCATATTTTGTTGTGCCTCTTTAATCCAGAATACCTCCGCTGTCTCTACGTCTTTACTGCGTTCTTTAAGGTTGCCTTGGGTTCTCTGTGATAAAGCTTTAAGATCCTTGCTGTCACTCTCAGTAGACGGTTATAATCTGAGAATCGTTCGATCTTAATTCTAGACGCCAAGTCGTCTTTGACACTTACATTCACTGTGTTCACTACTTTCATAATTGTCTTAGGTATTCTTTCTTCAGAATAATTACGAGAAATAGGCCACTCGCTCTCAGGTTGTTTGAGAAAGAGAGGTCCTTCTTGCCAATCGCTGTTAAGACCGATTTCACTTGGCTTCTTTCCTCTAGTCAACCAATCTGCAATGTTAAATTTACTCTCGCACCAATACCAATCCTCGATGTTGGTTCCTCCCTGAATTTCACCGATTCGTGTAGCGACGAAGGTGTTGAAACCGTAGGAGCTTTTCTGTATCATTGCGTGTACTATCTGAGAGTCGACTACGTAGTAGCACTTCTCAAAAGTGTATCTACATTCTTTAGCGATGACGGATTTAAGCCGCTTACTTAACACTGCTCCACACAGTTCTATCTTGTCGATGGACATTTTTTAATTGGTGCAAGACGATTTTTAGAAACAATCAAATTGCACGCAAACCCTCCGCCCTGTCGCTGCCATCGTACATACGCGCAGGATCCGTAAGCGTCCTCTGAAGCGTCACAGAAGATAATAAGAACAGGATTGCAAATTGCGTCTGAAGGCTTTAAACATCTctcaaatttgacttgattcatTTCAGGTAATTCATGAAAGAACGCTGACCATTGTTGTTTATTATCTTCTGGTATCGGATCGTCCCAATCGAGCTTTTCGCTATGTGCCCATAAATGTCGCATCAAGATTTTGGCCCGCACTGTAAAGGGTCCTGCCAGTCCTAGAGGGTCGTACATACTGTTGACTTGTGATAGTATCATCCGCTTCGTAAGTGGTGGTGTGAGTTTCGAATTGTCATTAGTATTGTCTTTCTGTACTTTACGTTTCCCATTCGAAAAGAAGTTAAGCTTTGCGGAAAAGCACAAATGGTCTGTGTTCGGGTCCCAATTGACTCCTAGCACCTTTTCGGTCGCTACGTTTGGCTCATTCGGTATAGACTTTTTACCATTGCTTGTACGAGAATAGATCCATTCTTTCAGTTTAAAACCGCCTTTAATGATTAAGGTCTCTATGTTCTGCATTAATTTCTGGGCATTGGGAAGGTCCGTGGTACTTTCTATAATGTCATCCATATATGTGTTGTCTTTCACGATTTTTGCAGCAGCAGGATATTGCTCACTTCCCATCTCGGCTGTCTTGCGCAAGGCCATCGTAGCGATGGTTGCAGAGGGCTTATCTCCGAATGAAACTCTTTGTATCACATAGGTGTCGGGTGCTTTGTCGGTGACCATGTCCCTCCATAAAAACCGGTGTGTGTGTTGATCTAGTACTGTTGTTTTAACGGTATGGTACATCTTCTTGATGTCACCTATGAAAGCTACTTCATTTTCACGAAATCGTACAAGTATTCCAAGCAGACTGTTGAGCAAGTCTGGCCCCTTTGCCCAGTACTCATTAAGTACGTGACCCATGTAGTTTGCGCTACTGTTAAACACGATTCTAACGGGAGTAGATTTAGAGTCTGGTTTGAGCACCTCATGGTGCGAAATGTAATGGATAGGGCCTTTGTAATTGATAAGTTCCTCTTTGGTGAGTTTACGAGCGACCCCTCTTTGGACCATATCTCGAACTTGGTTGTAGTATACAGTTGCATGCTGGGTATTCTTTCCTAGTCTACGCTCAGTAGAATACAGCATAGATAGAGCCACTCGTCTATTGTCAGGATGATCGGCTGGATCTTTAATCCATGGGTACTCTGCGAGCCATCTGTTGTCTTCAGCGTCAAACTTCATGTTTTTCTCTATCAGCTCGAGTTCCTTTTCTTCTTTGATACTGTAGTTTTTACTTCCGACAGGTCAATGTCCGCATTTACAGCTTCCACAACGCGGAACACATTCAACGCCAagattttctattttgtagAAGTCTTCTACTTTTATAACATGCTGCACTCTAGCGTAACTGAGCTCATGTTTTTTAATTTCGTCTTTTATCGACGGGTGTGTTCCTCCGATACAACGACCAAATCGATTCTGGAGTAACAGAAGGTGTCCAACGTTCTGTGTTCTTTGAGGGTGATACGCAGCATACTCATAACCAATCAAGACGTCGACGGGTCCCGCTGGTCGCATGATATCGTCCTTTGACACGCCTTTGAACAAATTTGCCAGATTCTCGGTGCTCACGCTTTCGATGTCTGAAGTAATCTGATCAATACCATAGGCCTCAATGTGCACTGTTTGACCTTGTGCATCAATTAAAGGTAATATATATTTCATCGTATTAATCTTCTCATCCTCACTCATCACTGATATCGTCGTCAACACTGTTAACGATAGCTGCAGGATCGCTACCCAAGCATGAACGTAGTACGTAGGACACATCGTCGCTTTGGAGATGCGGCAtgatttgtttttcaaagtcCCGTTTGAATTGTGGATAAGCGCGAATTTCTCCTTCAAATCGcggcaatttaattttttctaaCTGAAGGTTGGAGGACGTGCTTGGTTCTCTCTTCGCTACTGTATCATCTTTCGGACCGATTTGCAACGTGAGCTTTTCAGTCATATCAGCTAGCTGGCATTGTATTTGTGCTGCAAATTTTATAGCGTTTTCTACCGTGTCTCGGTCTGCCAAATCTAAAACGTCATCATTCGCACTTCTGCAATCGGCATATGCATCTTCTATCTGTTTTAGCGACCTTTCTAGAATATGTGAGGCAATGTTATTATCAAGAAAATGCTTTGTATTACTACATATAGTGTCAAAAACAGTTTGCGCTTTCATGCGCCTTATTAGTGCCTTTTCTGCTTTTCTCTCCCTTTCCGCGCGCTCTTTCATTTCTGATTCATGACGTAATGTGTTCTCTCGCGCGATAATTTCTGATCTAACTGAGTTCTGTATATACTGGATTTTAAGCGCTGTCGCTTCTGCAAAAAGGTCCTGTAACTCAGCAATCCAACTCTCTGCAACTTCCAATTCTTCATCAGTTAAATGCATCGTGTATAGATCGTGTTTACTTTCAACGATGTCCCATGCTTCGGAAAGCTTCACGTAATTACCTTCGACCATCTCTCGTCCTTGGTCGGCATTCATAGACTTCAGGAGTTCATTGCGCTTCCTGGTAAACCTTGCTTTGGCTGTTCGCCGAATGCTTCTGGCATCTTCTGCCATCTCAGTGTTATCCTTCTCGGTTCCCGGAGTTACCGTTGGGATTCGAATGTTTCGTCAGTTGTGGGTTTTTAGGTCACTGTTATCAAACTTCTTTATTGATGACTTTACTGCCAGACAATACAAGAACTGCGTTCGAATCCTAAAAGGAAGTTACATTGTTACGAAATGCTCAGATAAATAAAGTATAAGAAACGATTTGATATTTACCCAGTGAGTCGGCTAGGTCCACAGCTGACAAATGACTTACATTAGTATTATGACATCACTATGACGTATCTCATTAGCGGATAAATTAACTTAATGATTGATCATAGAATTTcttgacgaaacaaaaagtGCTACCCCTTGGCTgtcaaacaacaagcaaatggcAGAAGTAAGATTGCAGGCCGTAAAGAGAAAGCTACAACGTGACGAGACGTTCCATAGAAAGTACAGGGAGTTTATGGAGAAACTCATTGAAAGAGGCTACGCCAGAAAGTTGACTGAAGAAGAGGCTGCACGACGAAGCAGAAGAACGTGGTATTTACCACACCATGGAGTGTTTCATCCCCAAAAGAAGGACAAAATTCGTGTCGTGTTTGATGCAGCTGCTATGCAGGATGGAGTGTCACTCAACAACCAGTTGCATCAAGGTCCTGACTTAACCAACAGCTTGCTTGGTGTTCTGCTGCAGTTTAGACAATTTCCCATAGCACTTGTAGCTGACATAGAGGGCATGTTTAACCAAGTGAAGGTGCCCCCAGAAGATTCTGATGCATTGAGGTTTCTTTGGTGGGAAACTAATGACCTTGAAAGTCCCTCAGAATTTCAGATGACAAGTCACATCTTCGGCGCCAAGGACTCACCCAGCTGTGCAAACTTTTGCCTGAAGCGAGCTGCAGAGGATAGTAAAGGAGGATTCAGCGATGAGGCTGTGAATGCCGTCACCAAGGACTTTTACGTTGATGACTTTGTCAAGTCTGTTAGGTCAGTAAATGAAGCAAGTTCATTAGCAAATGAAGTAACATGTTTACTCAGTGAAGCCGGCTTTAGACTGATGAAATGGATGAGCAACAGCCGAGAGGTGCTGTCTGAGATACCTGATAGAGAGCGGGCGAGACTGACGCTGGATTTGGATCTCGAGAACCTTCCACTAGAGAGGACGTTAGGAGTCCAGTGGGATGTGGAGAAAGATGCCTTCCTGTTTAAGGTTCATGTCCCGCATCAGCCATCTAAAAAGCGTGGAATTTTGTCAGCAGTAAGTTCGCTGTATGATCCTATGGGTTTTGTTTGCCCAGTCATCTGAGAAGCTAAGAAGATTTTGCAGAAGTTGTGGAAACTGAATCTGGGATGGGACGATGGAATACCTGAAGATTTGCAGAACCAGTGGAATAAATAAGTGGAAGTACGAATTGTCTGCATTATCGCAAGTTGAAGTACCGAGATGCCACCTAGTCCATGGCACAGTACGTGATACATCTCTTCGCCTATTCTCAGATGCCTCTGAAGATGGCTATGGCATGTGCGCCTATCTTAGATTTGTTTACGCCAGTGGAACTGTAAGATGTTCGTTTTGGGTTGGAAGGTCAAGGAGTTCACCAGTGAGGCCGATTTCCATTCCCAGGCTTGAGTTGCAAGCAGCCACATTATCTGTGAAGATATCCCGAGTGCTTCTGGATGAGCTGACGTATGAGATAAGCAAGATTACATTTTGGTCCGATTCTCAGACGACATTACAGTATCTCAAGAACGAGACCAAGCGATTTCAGACGTTGCCAATCGTGTAACGGAAATACGTGAAGTTACTTCGCCAGACCAATGGAGTCATTACCCTGGAAGGGTTAATCCTGCTGATGATGCTTCACGGGGCTTAAACCCTCAGAAACTCTCAAGTCAACATCGGTGGTGGCAAGGACCCGATTACCTTTAGGAAACAGAAGATTGCTAGCCGAGTGCAAAATATGAAGAGGTCCCAGACAGCGACCCGGAAGTGCGGGCCTCAGCAAATGTTTACCCTGTCAGTGTAAGTACGCATCATGGAGACAACTGCACTGATGACTGTAACAAAACCAGCAGTACACTAGAAGATAGACATGATGGCCTGAAGAAGCTAATGGAGAGCTGTGGCTCATGGCCAGTCCTACAACGCCGTGTCGCATGGATAGTACGATTTTGTCAGTGGATCGCAAATGGGAGGGTTGCCAGTTCCACTGGACCATTGACTTTACAAGAACTGAGTCAGTCAACTCAAGCCATTGTTCGCATTGTTCAGGATGAATGCTTTCCTCAAGATGTCAAAGAAGTGAGTCAGAATAAGGAAGTGAAGATTTCTAGCAGGCTAGGAAGCCTAAGACCAGTTTTTGAAGACGGAGTCTTACGGGTAGGAGGACGATTGCAGAAAGCTGTAGTGCTCTCATGGGATGAGAAACACCCTATGATACTACCCAAGCACCATCACGTGAGACAGTTAATCGTTAGGCACTACCATGAGTTTGCTGCCCATAGCGGAAGAGAACAAACATTGTGTGAGCTGCAAAGAATGTTCTGGATCATTGGTGGAAGAAGCTTAGTGAAGAAGATTATTAGGAGCTGCATTTAGTGCCGAAGAATGAATGCTAAACCCATGGAGCAGTTTATGGGGTCGCTACCGGGAGCAAGGCTGGAGGCGTACCACCCTCCATTTACCTTTACTGGTGTTGACCTATTTGGGCCACTAACGGTTAAGTGGGGCCGCGGAACCGCGAAAAGATGGGGTTGTCTGTTTACTTGCCTTACAACTCGTGCTGTCCACCTCGAAGTGACACCATCTCTTGAGACAGATGACTTCATCATGGTTCTTCGCCAATTCATAAGTAGAAGAGGACCGCCTAAGGAAATTTGGTCCGACAGAGGTACTAATTTTGTAGGCGCAAGCAGGGAGTTGAAAGAGGCCATTGCACATTGGAATGAAGAAACGATTGAACGGCAGTTGCAGCAGAAGGGCATCAGGTGGGTATTTCAACCACCTGCCGCCCCCCATATGTCCGGAGTATGGGAGCATCTGGTACAGATTACGAAGAAACACCTTAAGAGTGTAACTGGAGATGGACTTCTCAGTGATGTCGAGTTGAGGACACTGTTAGCTGAAGTGGAGTCCATAGTTAATAACCGTCCTATCACTGCTGTTTCAGATGATCCTGATGACTGCTCAGCGCTTACGCCCAACCATGTCCTTTTGCAAAGAGCTACTCAACTTCCACCCGGTGTATTTGTGAATGAAGATTTGTTCTCCAGAAAGCGGTGGAGAAAGGTGCAATTTCTCGCCGATCACTACTGGAAGAGATGGATACGGGAATACGTGCCAACTCTTCAAAGAAGACCGAAATGGGTCAAGTCAAGACGAAATGCGCAGATTGGTGATCTAGTGCTTCTAGCAGAAGATAAGGTAGTCCGCAATAGATGGCCTATGGGCCGAGTGGTAGAAGTGTTCACTGGAGAAGATGGAGGTGTACGGTCTGCCCGAGTCAAGACAGCAGGGGGCGTTTTCCACCGCCCTGTTAGCAAGATATGCCTACTGGAGGAGTTAGCGATGACAAATGATTACTGACTGTTGAGTGACGTAATGGACAaattgttgagtttaaaagacACTTCGTAAGATTAACAAACGAACTCTGTAATTTCAGCCCGTTTGTGGGGCCGCTATGTCGTGTCTTTCCCGccaaatggaaattattttaatgtatttcattgtttcttgggTCACGTGATCTTTAGGTTTTGGCAGTTCGGTCACGAAATTTTAAGCTTTCCTTTGTATAGCTTTGCTTTTCTCGTCCTTTTATGGAGttgtgtttgaagtattttcgaGTTTAACTTCTGCAGTGGCACGGTTATTTTGAATCGCATAAGTATAGGCTGAGTATTACGCGTGTGGAGCGCTGAATGGGCCGATCGACAACAATAAAGAACGACAAAGAGCTAGAGATTTGTGACCGACATCGTTTTGGATTTACATACACCACAGGATGGGTCTCCTGACACAAAGCAGGAACTCGCAGCAGCCATCCATCCCTACTTCAAACTCCGTGACGAGCTTTTGGTACATGATGGCCATCATTTTCAAAGGACTGCGATGAGTCATACCTCAGGCATAAGACCAAGAATCAGGGCGAAGGTACACGAGTCACATATTGGCGTGCAAAGTTGCTTAAGAAGAGCACTGGCCGGgcataaataaagaaattactGACTTCATAAAGAAGTGTGACACCTGAATGGCTTACAAGAGCAATCAACTCAAAGAACCACTAGTCTGTCATGCAGTTCCTTCTAGAGCGTAATAAAAAATAGGAACTGATATTTTTACGGTTGATGACAAGAGCTACCTTTGCACGGTAGACTACTGTTCAGATTCTTTTGAGGTGGATTCTCTACGGCTGGAATGAGTGAAATTAGACAATAAGGTGCTGTTCAAGTACATTTTTTTCTAGAGCCAACTGGTATGAATATTGATGTTAAATACTATTCTTTTTTATTGCTAGAGAGGAGAAAGATGTGTCTGGAAAATAAATTATGTCAAGGAATGGACACCCATGTCCTTGTGAAATACAGGTATTAAAATACCACATAAGTCTAAAtaattttgtgattttaaaATGATCTTCCCAAATCTAATCAGTGCAGCAAAATGCGCTTAAATGTTTATTGAGATagaagaatatttttcattctgTACGTACATGAGGCAGTTTCCACATGTAAATGACATCATGTGgaatgtttttttaaaaattcacacAAGTTACCCACACTATTGATTTTTAGAAAGCTTTTAACTCTCTaattgggttttttttttttgagaacctTAGAACAGTTCAGTTTTGAGAATCATTTATCAAATGGATAGATATAATTAGTTAATAAAAACATATCAAGCCGTGTAATGAATAAAGGTGCAAGAAGTCCTCTCCTTTCAGTCCAATTAAGAAGGGTGACAGACAGGGAGGATCTTACTTCACTCAATTTGTTTATCTTTTTATGCTGCCATTAAACAGAATCAAGGTAATTATCggaaaagaaatcaaagtaGAAACCAACTCATTTAAATGTGATGCTGTTGCAGATGATTTAATGACATCTTGTCCCACACTTCCTTACTGCACGCATATAATGAATTCTCAGGAACTAAGCTTAACAAGGCCAAAAAGAGGCCTATTGGTTTAAATAGTTCTCATCACAATCAAGAGGCCCTAAGCTTGCTATAAACAAGGTAATAATTTGCATCTTCTTAATCTATGACAAGCATAAAAataatgctaataataataatatgtttCATGCTTCCCTTAACTATTGTCTCAGTCTGCAATAATTATGACAAAACTATGAGCCTAAATTCTGTGATCTTATATTTTTGTAAGGAGTGGTATGGAGAAAATTTGTAAGAGATTGACCTTAATCAGTGAATATGAAGATGGCAGCTGAAAAAGGCCTCATCCCAAGACCTTTATGGACTCAGAAAGGATTGTTTGTCTTTTACTTAGGTGTTCCTGAAATTCAATAAAAATTCGTCCTTTCTTCTTATCTCAAGAATGTAAGCTAGAGTAA
The Acropora muricata isolate sample 2 chromosome 3, ASM3666990v1, whole genome shotgun sequence genome window above contains:
- the LOC136912317 gene encoding uncharacterized protein — translated: MEYLKICRTSGINKWKYELSALSQVEVPRCHLVHGTVRDTSLRLFSDASEDGYGMCAYLRFVYASGTVRCSFWVGRSRSSPVRPISIPRLELQAATLSVKISRVLLDELTYEISKITFWSDSQTTLQYLKNETKRFQTLPIV
- the LOC136912314 gene encoding uncharacterized protein, which encodes MIQKSSYGFNTFVATRIGEIQGGTNIEDWYWCESKFNIADWLTRGKKPSEIGLNSDWQEGPLFLKQPESEWPISRNYSEERIPKTIMKVVNTVNVSVKDDLASRIKIERFSDYNRLLRVTARILKLYHREPKATLKNAVKT
- the LOC136912319 gene encoding uncharacterized protein; its protein translation is MNAKPMEQFMGSLPGARLEAYHPPFTFTGVDLFGPLTVKWGRGTAKRWGCLFTCLTTRAVHLEVTPSLETDDFIMVLRQFISRRGPPKEIWSDRGTNFVGASRELKEAIAHWNEETIERQLQQKGIRWVFQPPAAPHMSGVWEHLVQITKKHLKSVTGDGLLSDVELRTLLAEVESIVNNRPITAVSDDPDDCSALTPNHVLLQRATQLPPGVFVNEDLFSRKRWRKVQFLADHYWKRWIREYVPTLQRRPKWVKSRRNAQIGDLVLLAEDKVVRNRWPMGRVVEVFTGEDGGVRSARVKTAGGVFHRPVSKICLLEELAMTNDY
- the LOC136912316 gene encoding uncharacterized protein; translation: MAEVRLQAVKRKLQRDETFHRKYREFMEKLIERGYARKLTEEEAARRSRRTWYLPHHGVFHPQKKDKIRVVFDAAAMQDGVSLNNQLHQGPDLTNSLLGVLLQFRQFPIALVADIEGMFNQVKVPPEDSDALRFLWWETNDLESPSEFQMTSHIFGAKDSPSCANFCLKRAAEDSKGGFSDEAVNAVTKDFYVDDFVKSVRSVNEASSLANEVTCLLSEAGFRLMKWMSNSREVLSEIPDRERARLTLDLDLENLPLERTLGVQWDVEKDAFLFKVHVPHQPSKKRGILSAVSSLYDPMGFVCPVI
- the LOC136912315 gene encoding uncharacterized protein; amino-acid sequence: MKFDAEDNRWLAEYPWIKDPADHPDNRRVALSMLYSTERRLGKNTQHATVYYNQVRDMVQRGVARKLTKEELINYKGPIHYISHHEVLKPDSKSTPVRIVFNSSANYMGHVLNEYWAKGPDLLNSLLGILVRFRENEVAFIGDIKKMYHTVKTTVLDQHTHRFLWRDMVTDKAPDTYVIQRVSFGDKPSATIATMALRKTAEMGSEQYPAAAKIVKDNTYMDDIIESTTDLPNAQKLMQNIETLIIKGGFKLKEWIYSRTSNGKKSIPNEPNVATEKVLGVNWDPNTDHLCFSAKLNFFSNGKRKVQKDNTNDNSKLTPPLTKRMILSQVNSMYDPLGLAGPFTVRAKILMRHLWAHSEKLDWDDPIPEDNKQQWSAFFHELPEMNQVKFERCLKPSDAICNPVLIIFCDASEDAYGSCAYVRWQRQGGGFACNLIVSKNRLAPIKKCPSTR
- the LOC136912318 gene encoding uncharacterized protein, giving the protein MESCGSWPVLQRRVAWIVRFCQWIANGRVASSTGPLTLQELSQSTQAIVRIVQDECFPQDVKEVSQNKEVKISSRLGSLRPVFEDGVLRVGGRLQKAVVLSWDEKHPMILPKHHHVRQLIVRHYHEFAAHSGREQTLCELQRMFWIIGGRSLVKKIIRSCI